One segment of Panicum virgatum strain AP13 chromosome 1K, P.virgatum_v5, whole genome shotgun sequence DNA contains the following:
- the LOC120654198 gene encoding uncharacterized protein LOC120654198 has translation MPRARRSATRKRSMSARSGPGAVPKDAVQLAPVKALKTGARCTPHTAPQPHPVVDLEAAAARLREALARGARVAQQARTQEEGDAGQSGAEAAAQADDAEETSRGGAGGAAQVAIEVEAGQGDAASVARPDTEGEASGDAQERPAGQAAEETLVFKPSRAEGEGLAEDTAQEAPEAQVAPES, from the exons ATGCCCCGGGCtcgaagaagcgccacgaggaagcggagcatgagtgctcggtCCGG ccccggggccgttcccaaagatgcggtgcagcttgccccggTTAAGGCTCTCAAGACTGGGGCACGCtgcacgccgcacacggcgccgcagccccatcCTGttgtggatctcgaggcggcggccgcgaggctacgggaggcccTGGCTCGAGGGGCCCGGGTGGCGCAGCAGGCCCGGACacaggaggagggcgacgctgGCCAGAGTGGCGCCGAAGCAGCTGCTCAGGCtgacgacgccgaggagaccaGCCGGGGtggtgccggtggcgccgcccaagTGGCCattgaagttgaggccggtcagggcgacgcggccagcgTCGCCCGACCGGATACGGAGGGAGAAGCTAGCGGGGatgcgcaggagcgccctgccggcCAAGCAGCAgaggagaccctcgtcttcaagccctcgagggccgagggTGAGGGCCTCGCAGAGGACacggcgcaagaggcgccagaGGCGCAAGTGGCGCCAGAg agctga